In the genome of Streptomyces sp. P3, the window GATCGTCGGCACCGGCGACGTCCCCGCCGAGCTGGCCGACCGCCAGCTCCTCGTCGACCTCGTCAGGTCCGGCGAGGTCGTCGCCCGCGAGCCGCTCGACGCCGTCCGCGACCGCCACACGGCCGCCCGCGCCGGCCTCCCCCTGTCCGCCACCCAGCTCTCCCGCGGCGAACCCGTCCTCCCCACGGAGTATCTGCACTGCCCGTCGGGTAACTAGTGCCGTGTCCGCGAAGTGACGTCCTCGGCCCCCGGGGGCCGGGCGGGACTCCGCGGACACGACCTGGACCCCGAGCCCGGCGTGCGGGAGCGCGCCGGGCCCTCGCCCGCCCCCTCCCGTACCGTCGGCAAAGTCTCTAGGCTCAATTACTTCACCCTCCTCCGGCTCGGAAGAACCGGTGGACCCCCACCGAAGGACACCGCCCATGCGCCGCGCCTTGATCGTCGTAGACGTGCAGAACGACTTCTGCGAGGGAGGCAGCCTCGCGGTGGCCGGCGGTGCCGACGTGGCCGCCGCCATCACCGAACTGATCGGCCAGGCCCCCGCCGGATACCGGCACGTCGTGGCCACCCGCGACCACCACATCGCGCCCGGCGGCCACTTCGCCGACAACCCCGACTACGTCCACTCCTGGCCCGCGCACTGCGTCGCCGGCACCGAGGGCGTCGGCTTCCACCCCAACTTCGCCCCGGCCGTCGCCTCCGGCGCCGTCGACGCCGTCTTCTCCAAGGGCGAATACGCGGCCGCCTACAGCGGCTTCGAGGGCACCGACGAGAACGGCGTCAGCCTGGGCGACTGGCTGCGGGACCGGCAGATCGACGAGGTCGACGT includes:
- a CDS encoding isochorismatase family protein, which gives rise to MRRALIVVDVQNDFCEGGSLAVAGGADVAAAITELIGQAPAGYRHVVATRDHHIAPGGHFADNPDYVHSWPAHCVAGTEGVGFHPNFAPAVASGAVDAVFSKGEYAAAYSGFEGTDENGVSLGDWLRDRQIDEVDVVGIATDHCVRATALDAARAGLRTQVLLSLTAGVAEDTTDRALEDMRAAGVHLTGKPVV